The genomic region GATATTTCCAAAAATGTTCGGGCAGTTGTTGAGCATCTCAAAACTGTTCTCCCTTCTTCTGTCCATATAAGTATTCCTAATGACGATGCTATTTTTATTAAGAGTGCTCTTCATGAAGTTGAGGTTGCATTAGTTATTGCTGTGCTTAGTGTTGTTTTGATCATTTTTCTATTTCTAGGGGATATTCGTATAACACTTATACCCGCTGTGTCTATTCCAGTAGCTCTGATTGGGACAATTGCTGCAATTTATCTTGCGGGCTTTTCCCTAAATATTCTCACGTTTCTAGGGCTTGTTTTAGCGACAGGACTTGTTGTGGACGATGCAATTGTTGTTCTTGAGAATATTGTTCGGTGGCGCAATATGGGATTTGGTGCTCGGTCAGCAGCGGTGTTGGGAACGCAAGAAGTATTTTTTGCTGTTGTGGCAACGACATTAACGTTGGTGGCTGTTTTTGTGCCTATTTCCTTTCTTCCTGGGCAGATAGGGGGACTTTTTAGAGAATTTGGTTTCGTGTTGGCAGTGTCTGTTCTGCTTTCTTCGGTTGTTGCTTTAACTCTTTGTCCTATGCTTGCTTCACGCTTTCTTAAAGAAGAAAAGCATGTTGAAGATGATGAACAAAAGGAACATCGTTTAATTTTTCTGTCTCGGATGAGTGCTTTCTTTAGTAGGGGGTATGCTCATAGTTTGCATAAATGTTTGGAACGACCTTGGACTGTTGTCTTTGGTTCGCTTATTTTCTTCGTCCTCTGTCTTGGAGGCTATGTGACGCTTAAGCAGGAGTTGACGCCAGCAGAAGATAGGGGGATTATTTTTTTAGTTGTTAGTGGGCCGCAAGATATTTCAGTGCAGTATCTCAATGAGCAAGTGCAGCAAATTGAAGCGAGCTTAAAACCGTTGCGTGATGCTGGTGAAATTGTTAACAGTTATTCTATTTCTGGAGCTGGAGGTTCATCTAACAATGGTTTTCTTATCTTGTTGCTTTCGTCTTGGGACAAGCGTTCGCGTAGCCAGCAAGAAATTTTAAAAGATGTTAATGCAAAAGTTAGGCAGTTTCCGGGAGTTTTTGCTTTTGCTGCACAAATTAGTTCTTTAGGGGTTTCAGGAATTATTGGCCAAGGATTGCAATTTGCGATTGTTGGAGATAATTACACCCAACTACAATCAATTGCTGATAAGCTTGTAAGCATTTTGCGTACCGATCCGCAGTTTGTTCGTCCGCGGCTTACTGTTGATGCGACGCAACCTCAATTTTTTATTGAAATTGACCGAGAAAAAGCTTCTGATTTAGGGATTGATATCACTAATTTGGGTAATACATTGCAAACAATGGTGGATGGGAAGCAGATTGGCTCGATTTATGTGGATGACCATGCTTATGATGTAAAGCTTACATCACGTAAAAATCCTATTAATAACCCTGCTGATTTGGAAAATGTTTTTTTAAAAACCAAAGACGGTAAATATGTTCCCTTATCGGTTATTACGGATTTACATGAAAAAGCTATTGCGCCTCAATTAAAACGAGAAGAACGCATGAGCGCTGTCGTTATAGGTGCAAATCTTGCTCCAGGAGTTTCTTTAGGAAGTGCTTATAAGACTGTAAAAGAAGCCGCGCTTCCTTTATTGTCAGAGGGAAATTATATTATTCCTTTAGGAGATGCAGCAACTCTTGGTGAAACGTCTTCTGATTTAATGATCGTTTTTGGAATTGCTTTTGTAATTATTTTATTAATTTTAGCTGCGCAGTTTGAAAGCTTTATTTCAGGCTTTATTATAATGGCTACTGTACCATTAGGAGTTGGTTGCGCAGTAATTGCCATGCTTTTGGGTGGTGTTAGTCTCAATATTTATAGTCAAATTGGTTTGATTTTATTAATTGGTATTATGGCTAAAAATGGTATTCTGATTGTTGAATTTGCAGATCAATTGCGCGATCAAGGTAAAAGTGTACGTGAAGCTGTAGAAGAAGCAGCTAATGTTCGTCTTAGACCAGTTTGTATGACGATGATTTGCGCTATTTTAGGAGGTATTCCTTTGGTTTTAGCAAAGGGTGCTGGTGCAGAAGCACGTGTAGCTTTAGGTTGGGTTATTGTTGGTGGTTTGGGTTTGGCAACTGTTTTTACCCTTTATGTAACACCAGTTGTTTATCTATTTCTTGGACGTTTTATAAAATCAAAAGCAGAAGAAGCTGAACATTTGACAAAAGAATTAAGCCAAGTCAAATAACTGCTTTCAAACAGACGATTGACACAGTTTTTTTTATTTTTGTCTAAAAGGTGCCATTTGAGTGCTTATCTTTCTATTTTTGTGTTATTTCATATGTGAGCAGTACAAAATAGGTTAGAGTATAGGAACTATCCTCTATTTTAGAGTCATTTGTGTTTTGATATTATTGTCAATGAGACCATGGGAAAATAATTATGGTTCGCAATGAAAGAGCCTTTGAAGTAGCTTTGAAGGCTTTGAAAAGGCATATTATAGAAGACAAGGTTTGTGATATTCGTCGACATTTTGCAGAAGATGAACAGCGCTTTACTCGTTTTTCTTTAAGACTTGATGATTTCCTTTTTGATTTTTCAAAGTGTGGTGTAACATTAAATACGCTGAAACTCTTAGATAATCTTGCTATTGCAGCAGATGTTTCAGGCAAGTGTAAGGCGATGTTTTTAGGTAAAGCTATTAACGTAACTGAAAAACGCTCGGCTCTTCACATTGCGTTACGTTTGTCTGCTGATGAAGTTTTTATGTTGAATGAGCGTAATATTGTTCAGGACATCCAAGCCGTTCTTACCCGTATGGAAAAATTTTCTGAAATGGTTCGTTGTGGTAACTATAGAGGGTATAGTGGTGAGAGGATAACTGATATTGTAAATATTGGTATTGGGGGGTCTGATCTTGGACCTGCAATGGTTACCCATGCTTTAAAACCTTATCATGATGGACCACGTTGTCATTTTATTTCTAATGTAGATGGTGCACATATTGTTGATGTTCTTGCTAATTTGAATCCGAAAACAACACTTTTTATTATTGCTTCTAAAACTTTTACAACATCTGAAACAGTAGCAAACGCTAAAGTTGCACGCCAATGGATCAGTTCACATTTGGGAGAAGAAGCGGTAAAAATGCATTTTGTTGGCGTTTCCAGCGCGGCCGATAAAGTGATGGAATTTGGTATAGATTCTTCAAGGTTTTTTGAATTTTGGAATTGGGTTGGGGGGCGTTATTCAATTTGGTCAGCGATTGGTCTTGTTGTTATGTTGGCAATTGGTGGTCAAAACTTTCGCCAGTTTCTCAAGGGTGCGCGCCAGATGGACGAGCATTTTAAAACTGCACCTTTGCATAAAAATATTCCGATTCGATTTGCTCTTTTAGGATTCTGGCATCGTGTTATTTGTGGTTATTCATCACGTGCAGTCATTCCTTATGCGCAGCGTTTAGTGCGCTTTC from Bartonella schoenbuchensis R1 harbors:
- a CDS encoding efflux RND transporter permease subunit, with amino-acid sequence MSQEVEKQQSLAKSEQTGIMAFFIRRPVFTFVLNAMIVIAGISAWMSVDVRELPDVDIPVATIKTTFTGASAETIDREITKVIEDAVSRVSGVKTISSGSAFGRSRVEVKFNVGVDLNVAASDIRDAISRITYSLPKDAEPPIIIKADSNAAAMMYLVVTSPTMNIDDLTTVVNDQIVDALSAVDGVGDVQVDNARVKIFQIDIDQAKLASYGLTVGDISRVLSDMTTDAPVGSLRNSEQALIVRATARLTTPEAFEQVVLKPHVRLGDVAHVTLSPDVETVILRVNGKVGIGLGIVRKAQSNTLDISKNVRAVVEHLKTVLPSSVHISIPNDDAIFIKSALHEVEVALVIAVLSVVLIIFLFLGDIRITLIPAVSIPVALIGTIAAIYLAGFSLNILTFLGLVLATGLVVDDAIVVLENIVRWRNMGFGARSAAVLGTQEVFFAVVATTLTLVAVFVPISFLPGQIGGLFREFGFVLAVSVLLSSVVALTLCPMLASRFLKEEKHVEDDEQKEHRLIFLSRMSAFFSRGYAHSLHKCLERPWTVVFGSLIFFVLCLGGYVTLKQELTPAEDRGIIFLVVSGPQDISVQYLNEQVQQIEASLKPLRDAGEIVNSYSISGAGGSSNNGFLILLLSSWDKRSRSQQEILKDVNAKVRQFPGVFAFAAQISSLGVSGIIGQGLQFAIVGDNYTQLQSIADKLVSILRTDPQFVRPRLTVDATQPQFFIEIDREKASDLGIDITNLGNTLQTMVDGKQIGSIYVDDHAYDVKLTSRKNPINNPADLENVFLKTKDGKYVPLSVITDLHEKAIAPQLKREERMSAVVIGANLAPGVSLGSAYKTVKEAALPLLSEGNYIIPLGDAATLGETSSDLMIVFGIAFVIILLILAAQFESFISGFIIMATVPLGVGCAVIAMLLGGVSLNIYSQIGLILLIGIMAKNGILIVEFADQLRDQGKSVREAVEEAANVRLRPVCMTMICAILGGIPLVLAKGAGAEARVALGWVIVGGLGLATVFTLYVTPVVYLFLGRFIKSKAEEAEHLTKELSQVK
- the pgi gene encoding glucose-6-phosphate isomerase, whose protein sequence is MVRNERAFEVALKALKRHIIEDKVCDIRRHFAEDEQRFTRFSLRLDDFLFDFSKCGVTLNTLKLLDNLAIAADVSGKCKAMFLGKAINVTEKRSALHIALRLSADEVFMLNERNIVQDIQAVLTRMEKFSEMVRCGNYRGYSGERITDIVNIGIGGSDLGPAMVTHALKPYHDGPRCHFISNVDGAHIVDVLANLNPKTTLFIIASKTFTTSETVANAKVARQWISSHLGEEAVKMHFVGVSSAADKVMEFGIDSSRFFEFWNWVGGRYSIWSAIGLVVMLAIGGQNFRQFLKGARQMDEHFKTAPLHKNIPIRFALLGFWHRVICGYSSRAVIPYAQRLVRFPAYLQQLDMESNGKHISLDGKPIGFSSGPVVWGDSGTNGQHAFFQFLHQGTDIIPVEFVLFVKGHEPHLSHMHDILMANCLAQSEALMKGHLIKGSWNTVVNNAIDGSEADNLVLHKSLRGNRPSIMLIQDLLTPFALGRLMALYEHRIFIEGVLMNINSFDQWGVEFGKELANELLPIVRGESKTNNHDSSTLGLLAHIQARRVE